Proteins from a genomic interval of Pseudodesulfovibrio nedwellii:
- a CDS encoding class I SAM-dependent methyltransferase, which produces MLDEFKGYVPLDTRVLDFGCGYGRTVAELTETGYVHVTGIDFSQPLVDRGRREYPTLDLRAYPGGPLPFEDNSFDAAIMLGVFTCMPETKMQAETLLELKRVLVPGGLLYVNDFLLNRDKRNLDRYKLGHEKHGIYGIFDLPDGGIVRHHDRNHMEALFFDFDTLTFEEVVFETMNGHHSAGFYCMTRMPE; this is translated from the coding sequence ATGCTTGATGAATTCAAGGGCTATGTCCCTTTGGACACACGGGTACTTGATTTTGGGTGTGGGTATGGCCGAACTGTCGCAGAGTTGACCGAGACCGGATATGTCCATGTGACTGGTATTGATTTTTCACAACCTCTCGTTGATCGGGGGCGACGTGAATATCCCACTCTTGACCTGCGAGCCTATCCCGGCGGCCCTTTGCCTTTTGAGGACAATAGTTTTGATGCGGCAATCATGCTTGGTGTATTCACTTGCATGCCCGAAACCAAGATGCAGGCCGAGACGCTGCTTGAGTTGAAGCGGGTTCTTGTTCCGGGCGGGCTGCTGTACGTTAACGATTTTTTGCTCAACCGGGATAAACGCAATCTTGATCGGTACAAACTTGGTCATGAAAAGCATGGTATTTACGGCATTTTTGATTTGCCTGACGGTGGTATCGTTAGGCATCATGATCGTAATCATATGGAGGCCTTGTTCTTTGACTTTGACACCCTAACCTTTGAGGAGGTCGTGTTCGAAACAATGAACGGGCATCATTCAGCCGGATTTTATTGTATGACACGAATGCCAGAGTAG
- a CDS encoding SurA N-terminal domain-containing protein, whose translation MLEIMRENASGWIVKILFAIIIIVFVFAFGMSGLAPTGDPVLATVNDQVVTRAEYEFAYQRMAEAIGRSNPNVTSAQLQSAQFKQMVMGELISKKLLLGEAEKLGIGASDKEMIEGIAAQSMFKDKKGAFNKNIYQAALRSIRMTPAQFEADFKQEIIIEKVKQGVGSAASATPAQARQLFDWVGEQVRIDYIQVAPKDFMDTVTVSNDEIKAYFMANQERFTAPAQVRLRVISFTPDALAKFQTVTDDEIKAYYEANSKLMQQPEQIHARHILVMIKDSDSDADKGKAKAKIEEVLKKAKAGEDFASLAQEYSEGPSAPNGGELGWFGRGAMVPEFEKAAFDTVTGDISGLVKTQFGWHIIKVEERKDASTQTLDDVKDELRTKIAQEKASEKITEQLDQAMDRLISGMTIEEIAKELKLEAVTTEPMPALFLTQIFGLSPEAAKTVQDLAVGEAHKAPIAVNGGYMLVEKVEDIPPTLMSLDKVKSNVVGSIKKQKCDEMAQNEAEKIHAALTGTNAAKAAKTYAKRIKTSKPFGRQGNVAGLGQSKPLTEAAFSAEDTAWLPLVYTMPNSVLVVRLNERVPASEDAWKEQKKFWMEQATQNYRKEMLASFMDELSKNAKIDIVQPEVLQ comes from the coding sequence ATGTTAGAGATAATGCGTGAGAACGCCTCCGGCTGGATCGTCAAGATCCTGTTTGCCATCATCATCATCGTTTTCGTATTTGCCTTTGGTATGTCCGGCCTTGCCCCTACCGGTGATCCGGTTCTGGCGACCGTGAACGACCAAGTCGTCACAAGAGCCGAATACGAATTCGCTTACCAGCGCATGGCAGAAGCCATTGGCCGCTCAAATCCGAACGTCACCTCCGCACAATTGCAGAGCGCACAATTCAAGCAGATGGTCATGGGCGAACTCATCAGCAAAAAACTCCTGTTGGGTGAAGCCGAGAAACTCGGCATAGGCGCATCCGACAAGGAAATGATTGAAGGCATTGCTGCCCAGTCCATGTTCAAAGATAAGAAAGGCGCGTTCAACAAGAACATCTATCAGGCCGCTCTGCGAAGCATTCGCATGACTCCGGCCCAGTTTGAAGCCGACTTCAAGCAAGAAATAATCATTGAGAAGGTCAAGCAGGGCGTCGGGAGTGCCGCCTCGGCGACTCCAGCTCAGGCTCGCCAGTTGTTTGACTGGGTGGGAGAGCAGGTCCGCATCGACTATATTCAGGTCGCTCCCAAAGATTTCATGGACACCGTCACGGTATCCAATGATGAAATCAAAGCCTACTTCATGGCCAATCAGGAACGCTTTACCGCTCCCGCACAGGTTCGCCTGCGTGTGATCTCCTTTACCCCTGACGCTCTGGCCAAATTCCAGACCGTCACTGATGACGAGATCAAGGCTTACTATGAAGCCAACTCGAAGCTCATGCAGCAACCGGAGCAGATTCACGCCCGTCACATCCTCGTGATGATCAAAGACTCTGATTCTGACGCTGACAAAGGAAAAGCCAAGGCCAAGATTGAGGAAGTCCTCAAAAAAGCCAAAGCTGGTGAAGATTTCGCATCCTTGGCTCAGGAATACTCCGAAGGTCCCAGCGCCCCGAACGGTGGCGAACTTGGCTGGTTTGGTCGTGGTGCCATGGTCCCTGAATTCGAAAAGGCCGCATTCGACACCGTCACCGGTGACATCTCCGGGCTGGTCAAGACCCAATTCGGCTGGCACATCATCAAGGTTGAAGAACGCAAAGATGCTTCTACTCAGACATTGGATGACGTCAAAGACGAACTGCGCACAAAGATCGCTCAGGAAAAAGCTTCCGAAAAGATCACCGAGCAGTTGGATCAAGCCATGGATCGTTTGATTTCCGGTATGACCATCGAAGAAATCGCCAAAGAACTCAAACTTGAAGCAGTCACCACCGAGCCCATGCCTGCGCTCTTCCTGACCCAGATATTCGGCCTGTCTCCTGAAGCAGCCAAAACGGTTCAGGATCTGGCTGTCGGCGAAGCTCACAAGGCTCCCATTGCCGTCAACGGTGGATACATGCTCGTCGAAAAAGTCGAGGACATTCCGCCGACTCTCATGTCGCTGGACAAAGTCAAATCGAACGTCGTCGGCAGCATCAAAAAGCAAAAATGCGACGAAATGGCCCAGAATGAAGCTGAAAAGATTCATGCTGCGTTGACCGGTACAAACGCTGCCAAGGCCGCCAAAACCTACGCAAAACGCATCAAGACCTCCAAGCCTTTTGGTCGTCAGGGTAACGTTGCAGGACTGGGTCAGAGCAAGCCTTTGACCGAAGCCGCTTTCTCGGCCGAAGATACCGCATGGCTGCCTTTGGTCTACACCATGCCGAATAGCGTTCTGGTCGTCCGACTGAACGAACGCGTCCCCGCCTCCGAAGACGCATGGAAGGAACAAAAGAAGTTCTGGATGGAACAGGCGACACAAAATTACCGCAAGGAAATGCTCGCATCCTTCATGGATGAGTTGAGCAAAAACGCGAAAATCGACATCGTCCAACCAGAAGTTCTCCAATAG
- a CDS encoding trypsin-like peptidase domain-containing protein, whose protein sequence is MNKLLVVLSFILCFAVVISPAQAENDRRTPVVKAVEAVSPSVVNITVIKKNKGGSVSPFGDPFFDQFFKEFYGNQRKRDSQSLGSGVIIDGAKALVLTNAHVVASGGKITVRLNDGREFTAELVGSDTDFDLAVLKLDKAFNLPQVDMGDSGDIFIGETVIAIGNPFGYSHTVTTGVVSALNRPMRTNKGAFGSFIQTDAAINPGNSGGPLLNIHGELIGINTAIHARAEGIGFAIPINKAKFVIDELLDSGHVSPIWLGMFGQDIDQAAARYFNLKNLKGMLVSEVYPNTPAAKAGIKAADIILTVNGQNITNKDEYLTRIYSTTKSEALSLVVLRDGKKFRHTLKPQVLDKRMALDLVRTRWGFELGDRAKGAGAEVTMVVPGSAAAKLGLKTGDTIHQIGNRRLKSGIDLLNAFLRNRMQKTILMRVQRGRNLYNVRMTL, encoded by the coding sequence ATGAATAAGTTGCTTGTCGTTCTCTCCTTCATTCTGTGCTTCGCTGTCGTTATCAGTCCGGCCCAAGCAGAAAATGATCGTCGTACTCCAGTGGTCAAGGCCGTGGAAGCCGTCAGTCCGTCAGTTGTTAATATTACTGTCATCAAGAAGAACAAAGGCGGTTCGGTATCGCCTTTTGGTGATCCTTTTTTTGATCAATTTTTCAAGGAATTTTATGGTAATCAACGCAAACGGGATTCTCAGAGCCTCGGTTCTGGCGTTATTATCGACGGTGCTAAAGCCCTGGTGTTGACCAATGCGCATGTGGTTGCATCGGGTGGCAAGATTACGGTTCGTCTCAACGATGGACGTGAGTTTACGGCGGAACTGGTTGGTTCGGATACTGATTTTGATTTGGCTGTACTCAAGCTGGACAAGGCTTTCAATCTGCCGCAGGTCGACATGGGTGATTCCGGTGATATTTTTATTGGCGAAACCGTTATCGCCATCGGTAATCCTTTTGGCTATTCCCATACGGTGACCACTGGTGTTGTTTCGGCCCTGAATCGGCCCATGCGTACCAACAAGGGGGCGTTCGGCAGTTTTATTCAGACCGACGCGGCCATTAATCCCGGCAACTCCGGTGGGCCGCTTTTGAATATTCACGGAGAACTCATCGGCATTAATACTGCCATCCATGCCCGCGCCGAGGGTATCGGTTTTGCCATTCCGATCAACAAGGCCAAATTCGTGATCGACGAACTGTTGGATTCCGGCCATGTTTCTCCCATCTGGCTCGGAATGTTCGGACAGGACATTGATCAGGCCGCAGCCCGTTACTTTAACTTGAAGAACTTGAAAGGGATGCTGGTTTCCGAGGTTTACCCCAATACGCCAGCAGCCAAGGCCGGTATCAAGGCGGCGGATATTATTTTGACTGTCAACGGGCAGAATATCACCAATAAGGATGAGTATCTGACCCGGATTTACAGTACGACTAAATCGGAAGCCCTTTCTTTGGTTGTCCTTCGTGACGGGAAGAAATTTCGTCACACGCTCAAGCCTCAAGTGTTGGATAAGCGTATGGCGCTGGATCTCGTTCGTACCCGTTGGGGATTTGAGCTGGGTGATCGCGCGAAAGGGGCCGGTGCGGAAGTAACTATGGTGGTCCCCGGTTCTGCAGCTGCCAAACTTGGTCTGAAAACCGGTGACACTATCCATCAGATAGGTAACAGGCGGCTTAAGTCAGGCATTGACTTGCTCAATGCCTTCCTGCGCAATCGTATGCAGAAGACAATTCTCATGCGCGTGCAGCGGGGGCGTAATTTGTATAATGTTCGTATGACTCTGTAG
- a CDS encoding aconitate hydratase yields the protein MGKSITHKIIEKHLVSGEMIPGQEVGLRIDQTLTQDATGTMAWLQFEAIGVGTVKTDLSVSYVDHNTLQMGFRNPDDHRYLRTVAAKSGAIFSPAGTGICHQLHLENFGKPGTTLIGSDSHTPTAGGIGSMAMGAGGLSVALAMAGEAYFIPMPEVVKVNLTGELTGWAAGKDVILELLRRLTVKGGVGKVFEYAGPGVAALSVPDRATITNMGAELGATTSIFPSDDRTRDFLEKMGRSDDFMELIADEDAHYDDVIEINLSELEPLVAQPHMPDQVCKIKDLAGKKIDQCAIGSCTNSSYSDLKNTAQILTGKQTPPETDLMISPGSKQVMKMLAREGLIEPLLDAGARLLECSCGPCIGMGGSPTTAGVSVRTFNRNFEGRSGTLDGQVYLASAQSAARLALDGEFTDPATWGPAPERVELPEDVPSIRNLFVFPPEETASVEILRGPNIVALENFDKLPETIEAKVLLKVEDNITTDHILPAGAEITALRSNIPAISQYIFSRVDQGFVGRMKEAGTGIILGGENYGQGSSREHAALGPRHLGVKAVIVKSLARIHRANLINFGILPLLLVTPADYDTLSEGCELTIPANDMTAGGTIDISIDSGETITVTNDLTKKELEIIQSGGLLNAVREDQS from the coding sequence ATGGGCAAGAGCATTACGCACAAGATCATTGAAAAACATCTCGTATCCGGCGAAATGATCCCCGGACAGGAAGTTGGACTGCGCATCGATCAGACCCTGACCCAGGATGCCACCGGCACCATGGCATGGCTCCAGTTCGAAGCCATCGGCGTTGGCACGGTCAAAACAGACCTGTCCGTTAGCTACGTGGATCACAACACGTTGCAGATGGGCTTCCGCAACCCCGACGACCATCGCTATCTGCGCACTGTAGCCGCCAAATCCGGCGCTATTTTCTCCCCGGCTGGCACAGGCATCTGCCACCAGCTGCACCTGGAGAACTTCGGCAAACCCGGCACGACCCTGATCGGTTCCGATTCCCACACGCCCACGGCGGGTGGCATCGGTTCCATGGCCATGGGCGCAGGCGGGCTGTCCGTTGCACTCGCCATGGCTGGCGAAGCATACTTCATTCCCATGCCCGAAGTGGTCAAAGTCAACCTGACCGGCGAACTCACCGGCTGGGCCGCAGGCAAAGACGTTATTCTTGAACTGCTCCGTCGCCTGACCGTTAAAGGTGGCGTAGGCAAAGTCTTCGAATACGCTGGACCGGGTGTTGCAGCCCTTTCCGTGCCGGATCGCGCCACCATCACCAACATGGGTGCAGAACTCGGTGCCACCACCTCCATTTTCCCATCTGATGACCGGACCCGGGATTTTCTGGAGAAAATGGGCCGTAGCGACGACTTCATGGAATTGATCGCTGACGAAGACGCGCACTATGACGACGTCATCGAAATCAACCTGTCCGAACTTGAGCCGCTGGTCGCCCAGCCTCACATGCCGGATCAGGTGTGCAAAATCAAAGATCTGGCCGGGAAAAAGATCGACCAGTGTGCCATTGGTTCCTGCACCAACTCTTCGTACTCCGACCTCAAGAACACGGCCCAGATTCTGACTGGCAAACAAACTCCGCCTGAAACCGACCTGATGATTTCTCCCGGTTCCAAGCAGGTTATGAAAATGCTGGCCCGTGAAGGCCTCATCGAACCACTGCTGGATGCTGGAGCACGCCTGCTGGAATGTTCCTGCGGTCCATGCATCGGCATGGGCGGATCTCCGACCACAGCGGGTGTATCCGTTCGTACCTTCAACCGCAACTTCGAGGGCCGTTCCGGTACTCTGGACGGCCAGGTGTATCTGGCTTCAGCCCAGTCCGCTGCCCGTTTAGCACTGGACGGTGAATTCACTGATCCCGCCACCTGGGGCCCAGCCCCTGAGCGCGTGGAGTTGCCCGAGGACGTCCCTTCCATCCGCAACCTGTTCGTGTTTCCACCTGAAGAGACTGCCTCCGTCGAGATTCTTCGTGGACCAAACATCGTGGCCCTTGAAAATTTCGATAAACTACCTGAGACTATCGAAGCCAAAGTGCTTCTCAAGGTCGAAGACAACATTACCACCGATCATATCCTGCCTGCCGGTGCCGAGATCACGGCCTTACGGTCCAATATCCCGGCCATCAGCCAATACATCTTTAGTCGTGTCGACCAAGGATTCGTTGGCCGCATGAAAGAAGCTGGAACAGGTATTATCCTGGGTGGTGAAAACTACGGACAGGGTTCCAGCCGTGAGCATGCCGCTCTCGGCCCCCGCCATCTCGGCGTCAAAGCCGTAATCGTCAAGTCCCTGGCCCGTATCCACCGCGCCAATCTCATCAACTTCGGTATCCTGCCGTTACTGCTGGTCACCCCGGCAGACTACGACACTTTATCTGAAGGGTGCGAGTTGACGATTCCTGCCAACGACATGACAGCGGGCGGAACTATCGACATTTCGATAGACTCTGGAGAAACCATTACGGTCACAAATGATTTGACCAAAAAGGAACTGGAGATTATCCAGTCAGGTGGTCTTCTCAATGCTGTCCGAGAAGATCAATCATAA
- a CDS encoding Y-family DNA polymerase, with protein MPKSYALIDCNNFYASCERAFRPDLVGRPVVVLSNNDGCVIARSNEAKDMGVPMGAPYYKCRSMLERRGVAVFSSNYALYGDMSARVMKILTRFCPEVEIYSIDEAFCDLTGIQGGAEAFGRKLRATVHAWTGIPVSVGVGPTKTLAKLANRFAKKQERCRGVFDFGASPAPDLVLQWTEIGDVWGIGPRHAKRLRKMGVTNALKFRELKRNWVKKKMTVAGLQTLLELRGWPCLDFAMGPVGKKTIVSSRSFGHPVTSLEDMLEATAKYMTRAVEKLRKQRSVASIIHVSLETNRFKLGEPQYSDTLSIPLAISTSHTPTFIRAAQAGMERLFKEGYTYKKCGVMLSGLEPEHGRWLNLLALPPAHRPSDKPLMQAVDNCNTKWGRDTVAFAASGIRQGWKMKREMRSPRYTTVWDEILQVG; from the coding sequence ATGCCGAAAAGCTACGCACTGATCGACTGCAACAATTTCTATGCTTCCTGCGAGCGGGCGTTCCGACCTGATCTGGTTGGTCGTCCTGTGGTGGTTCTGTCCAATAATGACGGGTGCGTGATTGCAAGGTCGAACGAGGCAAAAGATATGGGCGTACCCATGGGAGCACCATATTATAAATGCCGGTCTATGCTGGAGCGCCGTGGCGTGGCTGTCTTTTCATCCAACTATGCCCTGTACGGAGATATGTCGGCGCGTGTTATGAAGATTTTGACTCGGTTTTGTCCGGAGGTGGAGATATATTCCATTGATGAGGCCTTTTGCGATCTGACAGGCATACAAGGGGGAGCCGAGGCATTTGGACGCAAACTGCGAGCCACAGTGCATGCGTGGACAGGGATTCCGGTCTCTGTGGGTGTGGGGCCAACCAAGACGTTGGCAAAGCTTGCCAATCGTTTTGCCAAGAAACAGGAACGGTGCCGTGGGGTGTTTGATTTCGGAGCGAGTCCGGCCCCTGATCTGGTTTTGCAATGGACTGAGATCGGGGATGTGTGGGGCATAGGCCCACGCCATGCAAAACGGTTGCGAAAAATGGGCGTGACCAATGCGTTGAAATTTCGGGAATTGAAACGAAACTGGGTCAAGAAGAAGATGACTGTGGCCGGACTTCAGACCTTGTTGGAATTGCGAGGTTGGCCGTGTCTTGATTTTGCTATGGGGCCGGTGGGCAAGAAAACCATAGTTTCGTCCCGTTCCTTCGGTCATCCGGTGACTTCGTTGGAGGATATGCTGGAGGCAACGGCAAAATATATGACCCGTGCTGTCGAGAAATTGCGCAAGCAACGGTCCGTGGCTTCGATTATTCACGTTTCTTTGGAGACCAATCGGTTCAAATTGGGGGAGCCGCAATATTCCGACACCTTATCTATTCCGTTGGCAATAAGCACCTCACATACGCCCACGTTTATTCGTGCTGCCCAGGCGGGCATGGAGCGTCTTTTTAAAGAGGGATACACCTACAAGAAGTGCGGGGTCATGCTTTCGGGGCTTGAACCTGAGCATGGACGTTGGCTTAATCTGTTGGCATTGCCTCCTGCACACCGTCCAAGCGATAAGCCGCTTATGCAGGCCGTGGACAACTGCAATACAAAATGGGGGCGTGATACGGTTGCATTCGCGGCATCAGGTATTCGCCAAGGGTGGAAGATGAAACGGGAGATGCGTTCTCCACGATACACGACAGTGTGGGATGAGATTTTGCAAGTCGGTTGA
- a CDS encoding ATP-dependent 6-phosphofructokinase: MKTNQDETVMPKSTEILTVGPAKIKNPINFGRFAEDDEAVLVNISRRNVDGSNRSKKTPDHVYFEAAGPREKIYYDASKTKCAVVTCGGLCPGLNDVIRAIVMTAHHEYKVTSVFGIQYGLAGFVPEQGYDVIDLTPEYVSRIHEFGGTVLGSSRGPQEPEAIVDALERMNVGILFMIGGDGTMRAASKVVKEISHRGLSISVVGLPKTIDNDINYASPSFGFDTSVETAAMAIKGAHVEATGAPWGIGLVKVMGRDAGYIAAQSALSCQEVNFCLIPEDPFDIHGENGLLAALDKRMRKSGDAVIVVAEGAGQELLKESSQKDASGNVQLSDIASLLKKEIITYFEDQGIEPTLKYIDPSYIIRSVPANANDRIYCSFLGINAVHAGMTGRTGMVISRWNGRYVHIPIELVTKGKKRINVQSNYWRAVLESTGQPTSLKNS; this comes from the coding sequence ATGAAAACAAACCAGGACGAAACTGTAATGCCAAAAAGCACTGAAATTCTGACCGTTGGTCCAGCCAAGATCAAAAATCCAATTAATTTCGGAAGATTCGCCGAAGATGATGAAGCGGTTCTGGTAAACATCTCTCGCAGAAATGTGGATGGTTCCAACCGGAGCAAGAAGACCCCGGACCATGTTTATTTCGAAGCCGCCGGGCCCCGTGAAAAAATCTATTATGACGCGAGCAAAACCAAATGTGCTGTCGTAACCTGCGGCGGCCTGTGCCCCGGCCTGAACGATGTTATCCGGGCTATCGTCATGACCGCCCACCACGAATACAAGGTCACATCTGTCTTCGGCATCCAGTATGGTCTGGCCGGATTTGTACCAGAACAAGGCTATGACGTAATCGACCTGACCCCGGAATATGTCAGCCGCATCCACGAATTCGGTGGAACCGTGCTTGGCAGCTCCCGAGGTCCTCAGGAACCGGAAGCTATTGTGGATGCTCTGGAGCGCATGAATGTCGGCATCCTGTTCATGATCGGCGGTGACGGGACCATGCGGGCCGCCTCCAAGGTCGTAAAAGAAATTTCTCACCGGGGCCTGTCCATTTCTGTAGTGGGACTGCCAAAAACCATTGACAACGACATCAATTATGCCTCGCCATCATTCGGCTTCGACACCTCCGTAGAAACTGCGGCCATGGCCATCAAGGGCGCACATGTTGAAGCCACGGGCGCACCCTGGGGTATTGGCCTAGTCAAGGTCATGGGACGTGATGCAGGTTACATAGCCGCACAAAGTGCACTCTCCTGCCAAGAAGTCAACTTCTGTCTCATCCCCGAAGATCCGTTCGACATTCATGGTGAAAATGGTCTTCTGGCCGCTCTGGACAAACGAATGAGAAAGAGTGGTGATGCGGTCATCGTGGTGGCTGAAGGGGCAGGGCAGGAACTCCTCAAAGAATCCAGCCAGAAAGATGCTTCGGGCAATGTCCAACTGAGCGACATCGCCTCCCTACTCAAAAAAGAAATCATCACGTACTTCGAAGATCAAGGGATCGAGCCGACCCTGAAATACATCGACCCGAGTTATATCATCCGTTCCGTCCCGGCCAACGCCAACGACCGTATCTACTGCTCATTCCTCGGCATCAACGCCGTCCATGCAGGCATGACCGGACGCACAGGGATGGTCATCTCCCGCTGGAACGGACGGTACGTCCACATTCCCATAGAGTTGGTGACTAAAGGGAAAAAACGTATCAACGTTCAGTCCAATTACTGGCGCGCAGTGCTTGAGTCCACAGGGCAACCAACAAGCCTGAAAAATTCATAA
- a CDS encoding LexA family protein has translation MQIYEGTGLPVSVDWVESVARADCGSHVPIVLAGEAVPAGFPSPAEEYFEKTLDLNEHLVPRPEATFFVRVCGDSMIGAAIHHDDLLVVDRSRTPRSGDVIIACVDGEFTVKRLRKTATGLELAPENPEYPPVPLSEDTDFQVWGVVQHVIHKL, from the coding sequence ATGCAAATATATGAAGGGACCGGGCTGCCGGTTTCAGTTGATTGGGTTGAGAGCGTTGCTCGGGCTGATTGTGGGAGCCACGTGCCTATCGTCTTGGCTGGCGAGGCCGTACCTGCGGGGTTTCCATCGCCAGCCGAGGAGTATTTTGAGAAGACGCTTGATTTGAACGAGCACCTTGTGCCGAGGCCGGAGGCAACGTTTTTTGTCCGTGTCTGTGGCGATTCAATGATCGGTGCAGCCATTCATCATGATGATTTGTTGGTGGTAGATAGATCCCGGACACCGCGCTCTGGTGATGTCATCATCGCCTGCGTGGACGGTGAATTCACGGTCAAGCGACTCCGCAAGACTGCGACTGGTCTGGAGCTTGCCCCGGAAAATCCAGAGTACCCGCCGGTCCCACTTTCCGAAGATACCGATTTTCAAGTCTGGGGTGTTGTTCAACACGTGATTCACAAGCTTTGA
- a CDS encoding iron-sulfur cluster assembly scaffold protein translates to MDEPVLLLSKARVVNRPAEDLTLGQITIQQTDERMPSFDDIVNELQGKVNEETIEAYGQAGFERWRNPPHRGKPAKANYEGASTGGCGDTIRIFLYIDDDKVCDAGFATDGCGSSMISGSMAAELAVGKPCDEIVAITGETVLEGLGGTECLPTDDQHCAWLAANALQEAVGDYYQQIVKREK, encoded by the coding sequence TTGGATGAACCTGTATTATTGCTGAGCAAGGCGCGGGTTGTTAACAGGCCTGCCGAAGACCTCACATTGGGGCAGATAACCATTCAACAAACGGACGAGAGAATGCCCAGTTTTGATGATATTGTGAATGAACTTCAGGGTAAGGTTAATGAAGAAACTATTGAGGCCTATGGGCAGGCGGGGTTTGAGCGTTGGCGCAACCCGCCGCATCGGGGTAAACCCGCCAAGGCCAATTATGAGGGCGCATCCACCGGGGGATGCGGTGATACCATACGAATATTTCTGTATATTGACGATGACAAAGTGTGTGACGCCGGGTTTGCTACTGACGGCTGCGGTTCTAGCATGATCAGTGGGTCTATGGCTGCAGAACTGGCAGTGGGCAAGCCTTGTGACGAGATTGTTGCCATCACCGGAGAGACTGTCCTTGAGGGCTTGGGAGGGACAGAATGTTTGCCTACAGATGATCAACATTGCGCCTGGCTGGCAGCTAACGCCTTGCAGGAAGCCGTGGGAGATTATTATCAACAAATTGTGAAGCGTGAAAAATAA
- a CDS encoding zinc metalloprotease HtpX encodes MTSQIKTVLLLGLLTGLLMMLGGAMGGRVGLFLAFGLAMLMNVGSYWYSDKIVLKMYKAQELSPGDAPHIHRVVEEMAVSAGIPKPRVFLIPQDSPNAFATGRNPENAVVAVTRGIVNILSPDELKGVLAHELGHIANRDILIQTIAAVLAGAIVFIANMLQWTAIFGGFSRDDDEGGSPLAALAMAFLAPVAAGLIQMAISRSREYLADSTGARLAQNPLHLAGALAKLDAASRQVPLEGSPATENMFIVNPFSGRRTMSLFATHPPIEDRIARLRAMAGE; translated from the coding sequence ATGACCAGTCAGATAAAGACAGTTTTGCTTCTGGGCTTACTCACCGGCCTGCTCATGATGCTCGGCGGTGCCATGGGGGGCCGTGTTGGTTTGTTTCTGGCCTTTGGCCTTGCCATGCTCATGAATGTGGGTAGCTATTGGTATTCGGATAAAATTGTGCTCAAGATGTACAAAGCACAGGAATTGTCTCCGGGCGATGCTCCGCATATCCACCGTGTAGTGGAAGAAATGGCCGTTTCCGCAGGCATTCCCAAGCCGCGTGTTTTTCTCATCCCTCAAGATTCGCCCAATGCCTTTGCAACGGGGCGTAACCCTGAGAACGCCGTGGTGGCTGTCACTCGTGGTATCGTCAACATCCTGAGTCCCGACGAACTCAAAGGTGTGCTTGCGCACGAACTCGGGCATATCGCCAATCGTGATATTCTCATCCAAACTATCGCGGCGGTGTTGGCCGGGGCTATTGTTTTTATTGCCAACATGTTGCAGTGGACCGCTATTTTCGGTGGTTTTTCCCGTGACGACGATGAAGGCGGCAGCCCTCTTGCTGCGTTAGCCATGGCCTTTCTTGCTCCCGTGGCGGCCGGATTGATTCAGATGGCTATTTCCCGTTCCCGTGAATATTTGGCTGATTCAACCGGAGCGCGACTTGCGCAGAATCCCCTGCATCTTGCCGGGGCATTGGCAAAACTTGATGCAGCCTCTCGACAGGTTCCGCTTGAGGGCAGCCCGGCCACGGAAAACATGTTTATCGTCAATCCTTTTTCGGGCAGACGGACCATGTCCCTGTTCGCGACGCATCCTCCCATTGAAGATCGTATTGCCCGGCTTCGTGCCATGGCAGGAGAATAA